From the Spiroplasma chrysopicola DF-1 genome, one window contains:
- a CDS encoding hemolysin family protein: MIDTTTIFVVLLPLMIILLILSAFFSASETAITSINVIRLKQMARGKLQINSSKAKKRSIKKAKRVYKFVKDYDRTLATILIINTLVNTALATVGSLFFTNIINSAETATWVATVVIGVLVLIFGELVPKTIVKRFPEKFSIFAAYILTFWKILVYPFTWFLVLKKHHAGVSTTENELLELISTIESEGVLEKNEKKLIESAIVFDEKNVGSVMRQKNKVKWIYSDIPWRELQTFYKEERYTRMPVLDRKTDLVIGLLNIKDVFIALIDHETLDFKKLSTEPIFLSRYLKLDDALEIMQQEQIHMAIVSSSKDSNDFLGVVTMEDILEELVGEIYDEDDETGSVKEIGHHMFWIHGNMRVPKVFQKYLQIAAPPDTHDKTLYQWFVSQTNYDIKNPNPSTNEFIYHNYAFRINNKKTRRGNVKGIMFEIESLTDLKPDDDLED, encoded by the coding sequence ATGATTGACACCACCACCATTTTTGTGGTTTTGTTACCTCTAATGATTATTTTGTTGATTTTATCAGCCTTTTTTTCCGCTTCTGAGACAGCAATTACTTCAATTAATGTAATTCGTTTAAAACAAATGGCGCGGGGAAAATTACAAATTAATAGTTCAAAAGCAAAAAAACGCAGTATTAAAAAAGCAAAACGGGTATATAAGTTTGTTAAAGATTATGATCGTACTTTGGCAACAATTTTAATTATTAATACCTTAGTAAATACTGCTTTAGCAACAGTTGGGTCCTTATTTTTTACTAATATTATTAATAGTGCTGAAACAGCAACTTGAGTCGCAACAGTTGTGATTGGGGTTTTAGTTTTAATTTTTGGGGAATTAGTCCCTAAAACAATTGTTAAACGATTCCCAGAAAAGTTCTCAATTTTTGCTGCTTATATTTTAACCTTTTGAAAAATTCTGGTTTATCCGTTTACGTGATTTTTAGTATTAAAAAAACACCACGCGGGAGTATCAACAACAGAAAATGAATTGTTAGAATTAATCTCAACAATTGAATCAGAAGGGGTATTGGAGAAAAACGAAAAAAAATTAATTGAATCAGCAATTGTTTTTGATGAAAAAAATGTTGGCTCGGTTATGCGCCAAAAAAATAAAGTAAAATGAATTTATTCAGATATTCCATGACGGGAATTACAAACTTTTTATAAAGAAGAGCGTTATACCCGGATGCCAGTTTTAGATCGTAAAACTGATCTAGTAATTGGTCTTCTAAATATTAAGGATGTTTTTATTGCCTTAATTGATCATGAAACCCTTGATTTTAAAAAATTATCAACTGAACCAATCTTTTTATCACGTTATTTAAAACTTGATGATGCCTTAGAAATTATGCAACAAGAACAAATCCATATGGCAATTGTTAGTTCGAGTAAAGATAGTAATGATTTTTTAGGAGTTGTTACAATGGAAGATATTTTAGAAGAACTAGTTGGTGAAATTTATGATGAAGATGATGAAACTGGATCGGTCAAGGAAATTGGCCATCATATGTTTTGAATTCATGGTAATATGCGCGTCCCGAAAGTTTTTCAAAAATATCTACAAATTGCCGCACCCCCTGATACGCATGACAAAACATTATACCAATGATTTGTCAGTCAGACAAATTATGATATTAAAAACCCTAATCCAAGTACTAATGAATTTA
- a CDS encoding lipoprotein encodes MKKILTLLTATTFMTTTATTVVACSQNNMKYYTEFMTKVSKEDTFVMFVSANDCPYCTVTKATTIKELYNNGQGTQVFKDYLAGNYGNQYALDKYYDSKNDQKVIDDLTNSYLYIADAKEHSGIWDQKGFNKIADWVVTQERNNNLINGQIDKTITVQSLFGSNATPFFLYIKQGHYMGFEFDSFGTWEEGSEPEKYFDKFIDHMVLENWKN; translated from the coding sequence ATGAAAAAAATATTAACATTATTGACAGCAACAACCTTTATGACCACAACAGCAACTACGGTTGTTGCTTGTTCACAAAATAATATGAAATACTATACTGAATTTATGACAAAAGTAAGTAAAGAAGATACTTTTGTGATGTTTGTTTCGGCAAATGACTGTCCTTATTGTACTGTAACAAAAGCAACAACAATTAAAGAATTATATAATAATGGCCAAGGAACACAAGTTTTTAAAGACTATTTAGCTGGTAATTATGGGAACCAATATGCTTTAGATAAATATTATGATTCTAAAAATGATCAAAAAGTAATTGATGATTTAACAAATTCATACTTATATATTGCGGATGCGAAAGAACATTCAGGAATATGAGACCAAAAAGGTTTTAACAAAATTGCGGATTGAGTAGTAACCCAAGAACGAAATAATAATTTAATTAATGGGCAAATCGATAAAACAATTACTGTCCAATCATTATTTGGAAGTAATGCAACCCCTTTCTTCTTATATATTAAACAAGGTCATTATATGGGCTTTGAATTTGATAGCTTTGGAACATGAGAAGAAGGGTCTGAACCGGAAAAATACTTTGATAAGTTTATTGATCATATGGTTCTTGAAAATTGAAAAAATTAA
- a CDS encoding MurR/RpiR family transcriptional regulator, giving the protein MDKKIIHEKLEEIVVRNDESVRTIIAKAILELTKIKTNIIINDIANASFTSISSVTKFCKSLGFTGWKEFYILFRSEGENEQNKYNQEMTLTDEKIKNLLAKHKILVSEVLSSNQTAIVELRDLFASVAKIYIIGEQNYYALLLNFYHQLIISSYDSYLTCLNFIAKKFFERLQPDDLIILFVLDHNSNYLINLIKLKIEEFSFKNIKIITKANTVDKIKDIITTTPILINDKQKIYTHQTIYESLLIILNSMINIIED; this is encoded by the coding sequence GTGGATAAAAAAATAATTCATGAGAAATTAGAAGAAATAGTTGTTCGCAATGATGAAAGTGTTAGAACAATTATTGCTAAAGCAATTTTAGAATTAACAAAAATTAAGACAAATATCATTATTAATGATATTGCAAATGCATCATTTACAAGTATTTCTTCTGTAACAAAATTTTGCAAATCATTAGGTTTTACAGGATGAAAAGAATTTTATATTTTATTTCGTTCTGAAGGCGAAAATGAGCAAAATAAATATAATCAAGAAATGACCTTGACAGACGAAAAGATAAAAAATTTATTAGCCAAACATAAGATTTTAGTATCGGAAGTACTATCTTCCAATCAAACGGCAATTGTTGAATTACGTGATCTTTTTGCTAGCGTTGCAAAAATATATATTATTGGTGAACAAAATTATTATGCTTTATTGTTAAACTTTTATCATCAATTAATAATTTCAAGTTATGATTCATATTTAACTTGTCTAAATTTTATTGCGAAAAAGTTTTTTGAACGCTTGCAACCAGATGATTTGATTATTTTATTTGTCTTAGATCATAATTCAAATTATTTGATAAATTTAATCAAATTAAAAATTGAAGAATTCTCTTTTAAAAATATTAAAATAATTACAAAAGCAAATACTGTTGATAAGATAAAAGATATTATTACAACAACACCAATTTTAATTAATGACAAACAAAAAATTTATACCCACCAAACAATTTATGAAAGTTTACTTATTATTTTAAATTCAATGATAAATATTATTGAAGATTAA
- a CDS encoding DeoR/GlpR family DNA-binding transcription regulator — MHRFARKKLFLSYLCTKNFHNMQDILEYAKKNGISSTTTRRDLKQIEQEGIIELFYGGVNFIGLKNQIKDKEELVTNFDKKIIIAQKAETYLQQNDFIFVGSGSTCELFVSRISRPVKVITNSYRILNLLEQNPNINYIILVGGKWNKNRASFYGSFCEESLGLINFTKVFFSASHVDHKGNIYKTNEEEARVELAALAKVQTKIALIDSTKIGKQGFYQFYHLDNLTSLITDNPDSIKKKTLAKINII; from the coding sequence ATGCATCGGTTTGCACGGAAAAAACTATTTTTGTCGTATCTATGTACAAAAAATTTTCATAATATGCAAGACATCTTAGAGTATGCAAAAAAGAATGGAATCTCTTCAACAACAACTCGCCGTGATTTAAAACAAATCGAACAAGAGGGAATTATAGAATTATTTTATGGTGGTGTTAATTTTATAGGTTTAAAAAACCAAATTAAGGATAAAGAAGAACTTGTTACAAATTTTGATAAAAAAATAATTATTGCCCAAAAAGCTGAAACTTATTTACAACAAAATGATTTTATTTTTGTTGGTAGTGGATCAACATGCGAATTATTTGTTAGTCGTATTTCAAGACCTGTGAAAGTAATAACAAATTCTTATCGAATTCTAAATTTGTTAGAACAAAATCCAAATATTAACTACATAATTTTAGTTGGAGGCAAATGAAATAAAAACAGAGCAAGTTTTTATGGATCATTTTGTGAAGAAAGCCTAGGTTTAATCAACTTTACAAAAGTATTTTTCTCAGCTAGTCATGTTGACCATAAGGGAAATATTTATAAAACTAATGAAGAAGAAGCTCGTGTAGAATTAGCAGCTCTAGCAAAAGTTCAGACAAAAATTGCCTTAATTGATAGTACTAAAATTGGTAAACAAGGTTTTTATCAGTTTTATCATCTTGACAATTTAACTTCTCTGATAACAGATAATCCAGATTCCATTAAAAAGAAAACTTTAGCAAAAATAAATATTATTTAA